A genomic window from Chitinophaga pollutisoli includes:
- a CDS encoding glycoside hydrolase family 2 TIM barrel-domain containing protein, with amino-acid sequence MKAAGGNTIRTWDTAGLGKLLDEAQAAGIAVICGFAIPVSGHLDFYRDTAAISAMSQAFGRVVERHKNHPALLMWCLGNEVDFPYSPRFRPFYKAYNHLLDMIHTLDPDHPVTTALINFNRRNIYNLRWKVPELDLISLNIFGEIKDLRTNLKKFSWFWDGPFLITEWGINGPWESETTAWGAPIENTSNKKAEQYLQRYTDYMPVNDPRFLGACVFYWGQKQEVTHTWFGMFSPHGNTSPAAQTMQYIWTGQWPAHKAPRLRYMLLDDKGARDNILLSPGTEHSASLLLESPGAGSLRIEWELLPEDWFVRYRSYVNPLKPPVLDSLLLSQEGNVARFRAPSREGPYRLFVTAYDAYGNFASANTPFYVIAP; translated from the coding sequence TTGAAAGCCGCCGGCGGCAATACTATCCGTACCTGGGACACCGCCGGGCTCGGGAAGCTGCTCGACGAAGCACAAGCGGCTGGCATTGCCGTCATCTGCGGATTTGCGATACCCGTCAGCGGGCACCTCGATTTCTACCGGGATACTGCCGCCATATCGGCCATGAGCCAGGCATTCGGCCGGGTGGTGGAGCGCCATAAAAATCATCCCGCACTGCTCATGTGGTGCCTGGGCAACGAAGTGGATTTCCCTTACAGTCCCCGCTTCCGCCCGTTTTACAAAGCGTACAACCACCTGCTGGACATGATCCATACGCTGGATCCCGACCATCCCGTTACCACCGCGCTCATCAATTTCAACAGGCGGAATATATATAATCTCCGTTGGAAAGTGCCGGAGCTGGACCTTATCTCCCTGAATATCTTCGGGGAAATAAAAGACCTGCGCACCAACCTGAAGAAATTTTCCTGGTTTTGGGACGGGCCTTTTCTCATTACGGAGTGGGGCATCAACGGCCCCTGGGAAAGCGAGACCACCGCGTGGGGTGCGCCCATCGAAAACACGAGCAATAAAAAAGCCGAACAATATTTACAACGCTACACGGATTACATGCCCGTCAACGATCCCCGCTTCCTGGGCGCCTGCGTGTTCTACTGGGGGCAAAAGCAGGAGGTTACGCACACCTGGTTCGGCATGTTTTCCCCGCATGGCAACACTTCCCCCGCAGCGCAAACGATGCAGTACATCTGGACCGGACAGTGGCCCGCACATAAAGCCCCCAGGCTCCGGTACATGCTGCTCGACGACAAGGGCGCCAGGGATAATATATTGCTCAGTCCGGGCACCGAACATTCCGCGTCGCTGCTGTTGGAAAGCCCCGGCGCCGGCTCGCTCCGGATCGAGTGGGAACTGCTGCCGGAAGACTGGTTCGTCCGTTACCGCAGCTACGTGAATCCTCTGAAACCGCCGGTGCTCGACAGTCTGCTGCTTTCGCAGGAAGGTAACGTGGCGAGATTCAGGGCGCCTTCGCGGGAGGGGCCGTACCGTTTATTCGTAACCGCTTATGATGCATATGGCAATTTTGCATCCGCCAATACACCGTTTTACGTAATCGCGCCATGA
- a CDS encoding DUF4886 domain-containing protein has translation MLSKFHTALIFLLSICVSVHAQGDIKKRILIIGNSFSQNAAAFLPQLAKEGGIELELGRAELGGCSLERHWKLAESGEKAYKGKSLRELLTDGRWDIVTIQQYSLLSGDPATYSPYARQLVELIRSLQPGAQIFIHQIWAYRNDAKAFGKINGETRARDASEMHRHVRAAYHQVAGELGLTLIPTGDAFRDMETSRKWRYRKDTSFHYDAPPQGKLPNQTNSLHIGYAWRDGKLTFDPNHANTAGCYLGSLVWYRTLLGGKVKHVKFKPESVSASMAKRFRKVAAGL, from the coding sequence ATGCTATCGAAATTCCACACGGCGCTTATTTTCCTGTTAAGCATCTGTGTATCCGTTCACGCGCAGGGCGATATTAAAAAGCGCATCCTGATTATCGGCAATAGTTTTTCCCAAAATGCCGCTGCCTTCCTGCCCCAACTGGCGAAAGAAGGAGGAATCGAGCTGGAACTGGGCCGCGCAGAACTGGGTGGCTGCTCCCTCGAAAGACACTGGAAGCTGGCGGAATCCGGGGAAAAGGCATATAAAGGAAAATCGCTCCGGGAGCTGCTGACCGACGGGCGTTGGGATATCGTCACCATACAGCAATACTCCCTGCTCTCGGGAGACCCGGCCACTTATTCGCCCTACGCCCGTCAGCTCGTGGAATTGATCCGGTCGCTGCAACCCGGCGCGCAGATCTTCATTCACCAAATCTGGGCTTACCGCAACGACGCGAAAGCTTTCGGAAAGATCAACGGCGAAACACGCGCCCGCGACGCTTCGGAGATGCACCGGCATGTGCGGGCCGCCTACCACCAGGTAGCCGGAGAACTGGGGCTCACCCTCATCCCCACGGGCGACGCCTTCCGGGATATGGAAACCAGTCGCAAATGGCGGTACCGGAAAGATACTTCGTTCCATTATGACGCCCCGCCGCAAGGCAAACTTCCTAACCAGACCAACTCCCTGCACATCGGTTACGCCTGGCGCGACGGCAAACTCACCTTCGACCCCAATCATGCCAATACCGCAGGCTGCTACCTCGGTTCGTTGGTTTGGTACCGTACTTTGCTGGGCGGCAAAGTGAAACACGTAAAATTCAAACCGGAGAGCGTATCGGCCTCCATGGCGAAGCGGTTCAGGAAAGTGGCGGCGGGGCTGTGA
- a CDS encoding FkbM family methyltransferase, with translation MGLRQIIRKLIKAETNDPFLNISYSQEGEDLVLGRIFEFQSEGFFVDVGALHPKRFSNTYKFYRRGWRGINIDAMPGSMAEFRKIRPEDINLEIPVSDKAETLDFYIFNEPALNTFSKEMAEERSQKAIYHVKKVVKVQTETLSGILDAHLPAGKTIDFLTIDAEGLDFQVLASNDWFKYRPKIVLIESELDIRGLMGSESDRLLEENGYTLYAKTVKTYFYKLNGFTI, from the coding sequence ATGGGGCTCAGACAAATCATCAGAAAACTCATCAAAGCGGAAACCAACGATCCTTTCCTGAATATTTCCTATTCCCAGGAAGGGGAAGATCTCGTGCTGGGGCGGATATTCGAATTTCAAAGCGAAGGTTTTTTCGTGGATGTAGGCGCCCTGCACCCTAAACGCTTTTCCAATACCTATAAATTTTACCGCAGAGGCTGGCGCGGCATCAATATCGACGCGATGCCCGGCAGCATGGCCGAATTCCGGAAAATCCGGCCGGAAGATATCAACCTGGAAATACCCGTTTCCGACAAGGCCGAAACACTCGATTTTTACATCTTCAACGAACCGGCATTGAATACTTTTTCGAAAGAAATGGCGGAAGAACGCAGCCAGAAAGCCATCTATCACGTCAAAAAAGTCGTAAAAGTGCAAACGGAAACACTCTCCGGTATCCTGGATGCCCATCTCCCGGCCGGCAAAACGATCGATTTCCTGACCATCGATGCCGAAGGGCTTGATTTCCAGGTGCTGGCGTCCAACGATTGGTTCAAATACCGGCCTAAAATAGTGCTGATCGAAAGCGAACTCGATATCAGGGGCCTGATGGGCTCGGAATCTGACCGCCTGCTGGAAGAAAACGGGTATACGTTATACGCCAAAACAGTTAAAACCTACTTCTATAAGCTGAACGGCTTCACGATTTAA
- a CDS encoding methylenetetrahydrofolate reductase, which yields MQIIDNLSHRIQTRASGLVFYSLTPPKITTEAERVAVIAQNQVARLKDKNIDGLILYDIQDESTRTDQERTFSFIHTIRPEVYSRDYLADLQVPRIIYKSIANQSKEQFTDWLRDNQSIDYAVLVGASSQQQVEATRFSLNDAYEARQQHAGKLLIGGVTIPERHAKKGDEHLRIFRKMDQGCRFFVSQCVYNLNDTKNVLSDYYYHANEQGIEMSPIIFTLAPCGSLKTLQFMEWLGIQVPKWLYNDLKHSKDILESSTTTATRIAAEIAAYAAEKRIPVGFNVESISIKKEEINAAHELLQNVIQLVKPFRTENTLQGSWQQTAPAY from the coding sequence ATGCAAATAATAGATAATCTCAGCCACCGGATTCAGACACGCGCTTCAGGATTGGTTTTTTACAGCCTGACGCCCCCCAAGATTACGACCGAAGCGGAACGGGTGGCGGTCATCGCCCAAAACCAGGTTGCGCGGCTGAAAGATAAAAACATCGACGGCCTGATCCTGTATGACATCCAGGACGAAAGCACGCGCACCGACCAGGAGCGCACTTTTTCATTTATCCATACCATCCGCCCGGAGGTATACAGCCGTGATTACCTCGCGGATCTGCAGGTGCCCAGGATCATTTACAAAAGCATCGCTAACCAGTCGAAGGAGCAATTCACCGACTGGTTGCGCGACAATCAGTCGATAGATTACGCTGTGCTGGTGGGCGCCTCGTCGCAGCAGCAGGTGGAAGCCACCCGCTTTTCGCTGAACGATGCCTATGAGGCCCGTCAGCAACATGCCGGCAAGCTGTTGATCGGCGGGGTAACGATTCCGGAGCGCCATGCCAAAAAAGGCGACGAGCACCTGCGCATCTTCCGGAAAATGGACCAGGGCTGCCGTTTCTTCGTTTCGCAATGCGTCTACAACCTGAACGATACTAAAAACGTTTTGTCGGATTATTATTACCATGCCAATGAGCAGGGTATTGAGATGTCGCCCATTATCTTCACCCTCGCGCCATGCGGCAGCCTCAAGACCCTCCAGTTCATGGAGTGGCTGGGCATCCAGGTGCCGAAGTGGCTCTACAACGATCTGAAGCATTCCAAAGACATCCTCGAATCGTCCACCACCACGGCCACCCGCATCGCCGCCGAAATCGCCGCTTATGCCGCGGAGAAGCGCATTCCTGTTGGGTTTAACGTGGAAAGCATTTCTATCAAGAAGGAAGAAATCAACGCCGCGCACGAACTGCTGCAAAACGTCATTCAACTGGTAAAGCCCTTCCGCACGGAAAATACCCTGCAAGGCAGTTGGCAACAAACGGCTCCGGCATACTGA